Proteins co-encoded in one Paraburkholderia terrae genomic window:
- a CDS encoding ABC transporter ATP-binding protein, with product MNMSSGNAPVLELDRVTLELGDRTILRDTSFTIRQGEFIGVLGPNGAGKTTLMRSVLGLVPAASGTVRVLGEPVVRGNPSIGYMPQTRSALAGRRVRGRDFVAMAADGHRWGLPHADAKARADVERVLELVGGTALAARPLSELSGGERQRLLLAQCLLGNPRLLLLDEPLISLDPHHQKTVVELVKRVQQELGIAVLFSAHELNPLLHALDRVLYLGNGVAALGTVDEVITKPVLSRLYGSTIDVMRVNGRIFVMSGDFDVEKHDHEHEDDDHQHGDPHGHGHSHGHAHGQKHAHHHASSDGHTHDV from the coding sequence ATGAACATGTCGTCGGGCAACGCGCCCGTGCTCGAACTGGATCGCGTGACGCTCGAACTCGGCGACCGCACGATTCTGCGCGACACCAGCTTCACGATCCGCCAGGGCGAATTCATCGGCGTGCTCGGGCCGAACGGCGCGGGCAAGACGACGCTGATGCGCTCGGTGCTCGGCCTCGTCCCGGCGGCGAGCGGCACCGTGCGCGTGCTCGGCGAGCCCGTCGTGCGCGGCAACCCGTCGATCGGCTACATGCCGCAGACGCGCAGCGCGCTTGCCGGCCGTCGCGTGCGTGGCCGCGATTTCGTCGCGATGGCCGCCGACGGTCATCGCTGGGGCTTGCCGCATGCGGATGCGAAGGCGCGCGCCGATGTCGAGCGCGTGCTGGAGCTGGTCGGCGGCACGGCGCTGGCTGCGCGTCCGTTGTCGGAGCTGTCGGGTGGCGAGCGGCAGCGGCTGCTGCTCGCGCAATGCCTGCTTGGCAATCCGCGTCTGCTGCTGCTCGACGAGCCGCTCATCAGTCTCGATCCGCATCATCAGAAGACCGTCGTCGAACTGGTGAAGCGCGTGCAGCAGGAACTCGGCATCGCCGTGCTGTTCTCCGCGCACGAACTCAATCCGCTGCTGCATGCGCTCGACCGCGTGCTGTATCTCGGCAATGGCGTCGCCGCGCTCGGCACCGTCGATGAAGTGATTACGAAGCCGGTGCTCTCGCGCCTGTACGGCTCGACCATCGACGTGATGCGCGTGAATGGCCGCATCTTCGTGATGTCGGGCGACTTCGACGTCGAGAAGCACGATCACGAGCACGAAGACGACGACCATCAGCATGGCGATCCGCATGGCCACGGGCATTCGCATGGTCACGCGCATGGGCAAAAGCATGCCCATCATCACGCCTCAAGCGACGGACACACGCACGATGTTTGA
- a CDS encoding metal ABC transporter solute-binding protein: MKKNNSMWKFLMRAVASTVFVFAFGQAAHAQDTKIPVVAAENFYGDVVQQLGGDRVDVTSILSNPDQDPHLFEASPKTARALQHASLVVYNGADYDPWMTKLLNVSKNDKRKTIVAAELIGKKSGDNPHLWYDPSTMPAVARAVSAALASADPAHKAAYDANLAKFLDSLKPIADKVAALRSQYAHVSVTATEPVFGYMSEAIGLDMRNQRFQLAAMNDTEASASDIAAFERDLRERRVRALIYNSQATEALTKRMLKLAQQSHVPTVSVTETQPAGKNYQQWMLAQLDALGNALAAGSANKGTTQ, encoded by the coding sequence TTTCGTCTTTGCATTCGGCCAGGCCGCGCACGCGCAGGACACGAAGATTCCCGTGGTCGCCGCGGAGAATTTCTACGGCGATGTCGTGCAGCAACTGGGCGGCGACCGCGTCGACGTGACGAGCATTCTCAGCAATCCGGACCAGGACCCGCATCTCTTCGAAGCCAGCCCGAAGACGGCGCGCGCATTGCAGCACGCAAGCCTTGTCGTCTACAACGGCGCCGACTACGATCCGTGGATGACAAAGCTGCTGAACGTATCGAAAAACGACAAGCGCAAGACGATCGTCGCGGCAGAACTCATCGGTAAGAAAAGCGGCGACAATCCGCATCTGTGGTACGACCCGTCGACGATGCCCGCTGTCGCACGCGCGGTGAGTGCGGCGCTCGCGTCGGCTGATCCGGCGCACAAGGCGGCGTATGATGCGAACCTCGCGAAGTTTCTCGACTCGCTCAAGCCGATCGCCGACAAGGTCGCCGCGCTGCGCAGCCAGTATGCGCACGTGAGCGTGACGGCGACCGAGCCGGTGTTCGGCTACATGTCGGAGGCCATCGGCCTGGACATGCGCAACCAGCGCTTCCAGCTGGCCGCGATGAACGACACGGAAGCGAGCGCGTCGGATATCGCCGCGTTCGAGCGCGATCTTCGCGAGCGACGCGTGCGCGCGCTGATCTATAACAGCCAGGCAACCGAGGCGCTGACCAAACGCATGCTGAAACTCGCGCAGCAATCGCATGTGCCGACGGTGAGCGTGACGGAGACGCAACCGGCCGGCAAGAACTACCAGCAATGGATGCTGGCGCAACTCGATGCGCTCGGCAACGCGCTCGCCGCAGGCAGCGCGAACAAGGGAACGACTCAATGA